AGCCCAGCTCACAATTTGTTCTGAAACTTCGGCGCGTTCCTTTTCGCTGGACAGGCCCGAAATGGCGAAGATGACACGACGGTTGCCTTGTTTTGCGGACCCGACAAGTCCGTAGCCTGCTTCCTGTGTGTGGCCGGTTTTCAAGCCATCTGCCCCGATATCGAGCTTCAGCAACGGGTTGCGGTTGCGGGTGTTTGATGGCGCGCGGCCGTCAAACGCAAACTCGGTTTCCGCGAACATGGGGTAAAATTCCGGAAACTCGGTGATCAGATGGTTCGCGAGCAGCGCAAGGTCGCGCATCGACATGACGTGGCCCGGTGCAGGCCAGCCGTTGGAGTTGGCGAAGGTCGAATTGGTCATGCCAAGTTGGCGGGCCCGGCGGGTCATCAGGCGAGCAAAGCCAGCCTCGGTGCCGTCGGGGCTAAGCGTTTCGGCTATCACGGCACACGCGTCGTTGCCTGACAAAACGATGATACCGCGCAGAAGGTCGGAGACCGTCACGCGGTCGGTGGTGTCCAGAAACATGGTTGAGCCGCCGTAGCTCATGGCGTGCTGGCTGACGGGTAAGGTTTCCTGCATTGACAGACGACCGTCGCGGACCGCTTCGAACGCCATGTACAACGTCATCAATTTGGACATGGACGCGGGCGGGATGGCATCGTCAGCGTTTTTCGCCAGAAGAACAGTGCCGGTTGTTTGATCTACGACATAGGCGGCTCGGGCCTTTGTTTCAAAGGCTTGCGCCTGCACCGCAGTCAACAGAAGGGCCAAGCCGAGAGACAGAAATCGGGGCAGGGACAAACGCATTAGCGGTCTCCGTTAGTTGGTGACGGCATAGGCGTCGGTAAAGCCTGTGCCGTGGACTTTCTTGATCATCGCTTTCAGGTCGGATCTGCTCGTGGCTGGCCCGACAATCACCCGCCAGAAGGTTTTGGAACCCGATGTGGTTTTCTTGATCAGCGGCGTCAGGCCGGCGGCTTCCATTTGCTTTGCAGCGTTTTGGGCGTTGGATTCCACCGAGAAAATGCCGATCTGTACATAGGGTTTGCTGAGCGACGTAGATGTCGGTTTGGGCGCCACTTCAGATTGGGCCGCCGGTGTTGCCGTGGGTGCCGCGGCAGGGGCGGCAGCGGTTTCACTGGCTTCCGCCGCCGCGATGGCAGCACTCGCTGCTGCGATGGGTTCCAATGGTGCCTCTTCAACGTCGGCGACTTCGGCCACAGTTTCGGCCTCGGTGACTTCCGGTTCCGGTGCGACTTCTTCGCGGCGGAGGGCCGTCACGTTTAGCTCGACCGGCTGACCAGCCAGCATGCCGAGAGCTTCGGCTGCGTCCGATGAAATCTGAATCCGCGGGCCGGGAATTTCACGTTCTCGGCGGAACAGCGCACCAATGACGAACTTGCCGTTGGATTGGTTGCGGATGATAACGCGTTCGGGGTCGCCAACGTCAGGGTGTGCGGCCCAGACACCACCGAGTGACGGGCGGCCGTCCCAAAGACCGGCTTCTGACACAGAAAACACTTCTGGTGCTTCGACGTCTCGTTCGACAAGTTTTGTTGTGCCGGAAGCGCTGGTGGCACTTGAAGATGCTTCGCTATCTGGGCCTTTTCCGAAAGTGAAACCCTCGCCCTCGGTACAGGCAGACAGGATCAGGCTGAGCGCGAGAAACGCTGTACCGGCTCTCAGCGCCGTTTTCGCGCCGATTTTCTGTGGTTGGTCCGCCATGAATTGCCTCTCGCCTGCGTCCATTTTTATTGCCCCATGTCGCTGTTTGAGATGGCTGTGAATTGCCGTCAGCGAACGTTTGGGCGGAGTGTAGCCGGATGCGGGCTTTATGGAAAGTGGCCGTGAAGCTGTAAGCGGATTTTTGAAGAAAAACGGGTTGCGTCGGTTTTACGTCGGCTTTAGGGAGAGGGCGTCGGAGGAGTGGCAGAGTGGTTGAATGCACCGGTCTTGAAAACCGACGAGGGTTAACGCCCTCCGTGGGTTCGAATCCCACCTCCTCCGCCACCGACCCCTGTCTCAGTTGTCCCTGCAGAATTAGCCGTGATTAGTGGCGTGATTTCCGTCGGTTGCGAGGTTGTGTTTTGAACTGAGACGCACCGTGTCGCTGGTTTTCCGTGAACATTCTCAAAAGTCTCAGAGCGGTCATTTGGCCGGTGAGGTTTGGTGGGGCATTTCCCTGTTAAGGGTCGATTAACAGGGAATTTGACTGAAATTGCCCTGATCTACCTAAAAGCAGTGGGATTTTCAGGAGCTATTACAGTGGGTTGGAACGTAAATTCCCTGCTCGATGGAACAGGGAATTCAAATCATGGAATAGGGAATTTTCAGGCAGGTATCAGGGAAACGGATTTTCCGATCAGGGATCAGGGGATTTATGCGAATCCAAAGAGGTGCTCCTGGGCCGACCAGTCCATCGGTATCTTGCTACGGGCGATGGTTTCGAGCGTCAGCTCAGCTGGGTGTGATCCGGACAGGATGGCCTGTTGGATGCGGGGCGACAGAAACGCCATCGGGATGATGCGGGTGATGTAGCTTTCCGAGATGGAGGTTGCGGCGGCGATGTGTTTGACCGATGTGCCGGCCTTCATCTGTGTGACCCAGTCATGGGCATTCTTCAGCGCCCGGATCAGGGTGGCGTCGGGCGTGGTCTGCATCTCGCCCGCGACGATCTTCATCTCGACACCCCGCCGTCGGATGGTGAAGGGCACATCGATGGTGCAAAGAGTCTCATGCAGGTCGACCCCGGGAAGGCCCTGCTGTTTTGCGAGTGCGTCGGGCGCGAGATGAAGTTGCAAGCGGCCATCGGTGATGGCGCCGGATTTGAGGAAAGCGGTGGCTACCTTCATGCCGCCATTTTCAATATCGTGGGCCAGACTATGTACCCTGTCAGAGGCGGCCGAAGATTGAAGGGCGTTTGCGCGGGTTAAAACCTGATGGTATCGGGCCGCCAATTGCAGGTGATTTGCGATGGCGGAGGCCACTGCCTTCTCCAGTGCCTTTGCCGGAAGACGCCAGCCGGTGGGGTCGGGCTTGCCCGAGATCAGGCGGTTCGAGACGTAGTAGTGGTGACGCTGGCGACCCTTCTGTGTGTGAGACGGGGTCAGGATGTCGCCGGTCTCGTCGCGCAACTTGCCAAGCAAGGGTGCGGTTGGGGTGGCCGATGTTGCCCGCTCTGATCCAGCTCCACCACGGCGGCGCATGGCGGCAGCCTCAAGTTTATCCTGCACACGATCCCATTGCCTTTGCTCGATGATCGCCGCGTGTTGCCCGGGGAAAGACTTGTCCTTGTGACGGATGCGCCCAAGATATGTGGGGTTGCGCAGGATGTGATAGATCTGGCCGCGACTAAAGGGGCGGCCTCCCTGCACCCGGCCCGTGGAGAACACGTGGCGCTTGGAGATCAGACCTTCGGCCTCGCTCTGTCGCATGACGGCGTTGAGGCATTCCAGTTCGTCGTAAGAGTCAAACACCCGCCGAACTGTTTCTGCCTCTGCATCATTCACAACCAGTTCCCGGCGATTGGGATCCGGGTGGGCATCATAGCCCAGTGGTGGCACGCCCCCCATCCAGAGGCCCTTCTTTTTGGAGGCGGCGATCTTGTCACGGATGCGTTCAGCGGTGACTTCCCGCTCGAACTGGGCGAAGGACAACAGCACGTTGAGGGTAAGACGCCCCATGGAGGACGAGGTGTTGAAGGCCTGGGTCACAGAAACAAAGGAACAGTCGGCTTCTTCGAACTGATCGACCAGCCTGGCGAAGTCGGCCAATGAGCGGGTCAGACGGTCAATCTTGTAGACGACCACCATGTCAATGAGGCCAGCTTTGATGTCGGCCAGCAGCTGCTGCAACGCGGGGCGCTCCAATGTGCCGCCGGATTTACCACCATCGTCATATCGAGTGGGTAAGAGCTTCCAGCCCTCGTGCTTCTGGCTGGCGATACATGCGGCACAGGCTTCATGCTGGGCATCCAGCGAGTTGAAGTCCTGATCCAGCCCTTCCTCGGAAGATTTGCGGGTGTAGATGGCGCAACGGATCTTACGTGTCAGGCTCATTTGGAAACTCCTTTCCGTGTCAGGCCAAAGAAGCGTGGGCCGGACCAGTGGCTGCCGGTGATGGTGCGGGCAATGATCGAGAGGGAGCGGTATGTGTCTCCATTCCAGAGAAACCCGCCTTCGGTGACATCGACCACATGGGTGACCCCGTTCCATTCCCGAAGCAGCCGCCCACCGAGTTTGAGGGTGGTCTGGGGTGTTTTTGTCGCGCGTGCTTTGCCGGCCTCTTTGCGCAATGCCTTCTGCACAGCTTTGGGCAATCCCCCTTGCTGTTGCGCTTGTGCCTCGAAACTCAACACCCGGCGCATGAAAGTTTGGCTCATGCGCGGCGGCGGGACACTTCCAAGTGCCTCGCGCCAGGCGTCGGACAGTGCGTCGCGATCCAGGCTGGCGATCTCTCCCGGAGGTGGCAGGGTCATAAGCGTCTCCTCAATCAGGTGGCAGGATACTGGTTGCCGGTACCGAGGAGAGCCCGAATGGCTCGGGCTTGAGACCAGTACTTGCGTGGTCTGGCAGCATAGTCCAGTCCGTTCCAAGCAGGCGTGAGATCCGTCTCCCATTTGAGACAAACAAAAGATACCACACCTATAATTCTTCGCACATTCAGAGGCTTAACAAGAATCTTTGAGGATTTTGGGGCTTGGCAATCCCGGACGCAGGTTCTAATCTGGCGCGGACCTCAGGGCAGAGAGGGCCAATTCATCTGGGGTCAGTTCGCGTCGGGGTTTCCCGGCATACCAAAACTATCCGGGGGGAATTCGTTGGATCGGTGTGATCCGGTGAGTTCCTTTACTTAAGGCCTCTCCAGACACAGCGATCCATTGTTTCCAACTGACGCCATGTGGCGTCAAGAATAATGGAGCCGCACATGTGTGCCACCCCTTACTCCGGTGATACCAAACCGCCGCAGAAACCAATCTGGATGGCCGACAAGGTCGTTCAGTCCCCTCTCTCTAATCTCAAACCCTACGCCAACAACAACCGCATTCATGGCGCAAAGAACATCGCAAAACTGAAGGCCTCGGTGGCGCAGTTCGGCTTTGTCACGCCGATCCTGGTGGATGGCGATAACGTCATTATTGCCGGGCATGGCCGTTATGAGGCGGCCAAGGCGCTTGGCCTGGAAACCGTGCCGATGGTTGTGGCGAACCATTTGTCCGATGCGGAAGTGCGTGCC
This genomic window from Shimia isoporae contains:
- a CDS encoding D-alanyl-D-alanine carboxypeptidase family protein, encoding MRLSLPRFLSLGLALLLTAVQAQAFETKARAAYVVDQTTGTVLLAKNADDAIPPASMSKLMTLYMAFEAVRDGRLSMQETLPVSQHAMSYGGSTMFLDTTDRVTVSDLLRGIIVLSGNDACAVIAETLSPDGTEAGFARLMTRRARQLGMTNSTFANSNGWPAPGHVMSMRDLALLANHLITEFPEFYPMFAETEFAFDGRAPSNTRNRNPLLKLDIGADGLKTGHTQEAGYGLVGSAKQGNRRVIFAISGLSSEKERAEVSEQIVSWAFRQFSETTLAREGQRIAEANVWMGKDQRVGLVPAKDIDVLLPVLAQGKVKGEVIYNGPLEAPIAKGDQLAELVLMPEDLPQMRIPLVAEADVAEGGFGVRVSTAMSTLFTQFTASETGTEASQ
- a CDS encoding SPOR domain-containing protein, with product MADQPQKIGAKTALRAGTAFLALSLILSACTEGEGFTFGKGPDSEASSSATSASGTTKLVERDVEAPEVFSVSEAGLWDGRPSLGGVWAAHPDVGDPERVIIRNQSNGKFVIGALFRREREIPGPRIQISSDAAEALGMLAGQPVELNVTALRREEVAPEPEVTEAETVAEVADVEEAPLEPIAAASAAIAAAEASETAAAPAAAPTATPAAQSEVAPKPTSTSLSKPYVQIGIFSVESNAQNAAKQMEAAGLTPLIKKTTSGSKTFWRVIVGPATSRSDLKAMIKKVHGTGFTDAYAVTN
- a CDS encoding recombinase family protein: MSLTRKIRCAIYTRKSSEEGLDQDFNSLDAQHEACAACIASQKHEGWKLLPTRYDDGGKSGGTLERPALQQLLADIKAGLIDMVVVYKIDRLTRSLADFARLVDQFEEADCSFVSVTQAFNTSSSMGRLTLNVLLSFAQFEREVTAERIRDKIAASKKKGLWMGGVPPLGYDAHPDPNRRELVVNDAEAETVRRVFDSYDELECLNAVMRQSEAEGLISKRHVFSTGRVQGGRPFSRGQIYHILRNPTYLGRIRHKDKSFPGQHAAIIEQRQWDRVQDKLEAAAMRRRGGAGSERATSATPTAPLLGKLRDETGDILTPSHTQKGRQRHHYYVSNRLISGKPDPTGWRLPAKALEKAVASAIANHLQLAARYHQVLTRANALQSSAASDRVHSLAHDIENGGMKVATAFLKSGAITDGRLQLHLAPDALAKQQGLPGVDLHETLCTIDVPFTIRRRGVEMKIVAGEMQTTPDATLIRALKNAHDWVTQMKAGTSVKHIAAATSISESYITRIIPMAFLSPRIQQAILSGSHPAELTLETIARSKIPMDWSAQEHLFGFA
- a CDS encoding DUF2924 domain-containing protein, encoding MTLPPPGEIASLDRDALSDAWREALGSVPPPRMSQTFMRRVLSFEAQAQQQGGLPKAVQKALRKEAGKARATKTPQTTLKLGGRLLREWNGVTHVVDVTEGGFLWNGDTYRSLSIIARTITGSHWSGPRFFGLTRKGVSK